One window of Priestia filamentosa genomic DNA carries:
- a CDS encoding (2Fe-2S)-binding protein, translated as MRVNEHPVLGNVEDQKKVNFYFNGKHYIAYEGDTIASALLASGVRTLRKQEDKASPRGIYCNIGHCFECRVIIDGERTVRACLTSVEENMRIDSNATLSPTFLKGGSV; from the coding sequence ATGAGAGTTAATGAACATCCAGTGTTAGGTAATGTTGAAGATCAGAAAAAGGTAAATTTCTATTTTAATGGGAAGCACTATATAGCTTATGAAGGGGATACTATTGCCTCTGCTTTGCTTGCATCTGGAGTTCGCACACTACGAAAACAGGAGGATAAGGCTAGCCCGCGTGGTATCTACTGCAATATTGGTCATTGCTTTGAATGTCGAGTAATCATAGACGGAGAAAGAACAGTGAGAGCTTGCCTGACTTCAGTGGAAGAGAACATGAGAATCGATTCAAATGCAACTCTTTCCCCAACTTTCCTTAAAGGAGGATCAGTATGA
- the dapA gene encoding 4-hydroxy-tetrahydrodipicolinate synthase, with translation MSITPKGIFVPLITPFNDDETIDFQSYKKVIDFQVESGVHGLLVGGTTGEYHVMSLDERKSLIKAGCEYAAGRVPIMAGVGCSTAEETIELANYAAECGAKWGLVLPPYYHKTSEEGIREFFKEVAAKSNVGIVIYNYPGATSVTISPETIYELSQEENIVSVKESADFGHLCEVVALTKDVENFTVFTGEEHFILPTFSVGGQGAFGILVNLLPKELVEMYELAVEKSDINAARDLNRKLSGIYGLMEAEGNPYPGPVKAGMDLIGMKGGKVRKPLTQPTDEIKMKLKEELIKLGYKVKLMDKEVTSGV, from the coding sequence ATGAGTATCACACCAAAAGGAATTTTTGTACCGTTAATTACACCATTCAATGATGATGAAACAATTGATTTTCAGTCTTATAAGAAAGTAATTGATTTCCAAGTTGAAAGTGGAGTCCACGGTCTTCTAGTTGGAGGCACAACAGGAGAGTACCATGTTATGTCATTAGACGAACGTAAAAGTTTAATTAAGGCTGGTTGTGAGTATGCTGCGGGAAGAGTCCCTATTATGGCAGGTGTTGGCTGCTCAACTGCTGAGGAAACGATTGAACTTGCCAATTATGCGGCAGAATGTGGTGCTAAATGGGGATTAGTTTTACCTCCTTATTATCATAAGACAAGTGAAGAAGGAATTCGTGAATTTTTCAAGGAAGTAGCTGCAAAATCAAATGTCGGAATCGTTATTTACAATTATCCAGGAGCAACTAGCGTTACCATTTCGCCTGAAACCATTTATGAATTGAGTCAGGAAGAAAACATTGTAAGCGTCAAGGAGTCAGCAGATTTTGGTCACTTATGTGAGGTTGTAGCTTTGACGAAGGATGTTGAAAACTTTACGGTATTTACGGGTGAAGAACACTTTATCCTTCCTACTTTCTCCGTTGGAGGACAAGGGGCTTTTGGAATCCTTGTTAATCTGCTTCCTAAGGAACTTGTAGAAATGTACGAACTGGCAGTTGAGAAAAGTGATATAAATGCTGCACGTGATTTGAATCGGAAATTATCTGGTATTTATGGCTTAATGGAGGCGGAAGGCAATCCATATCCAGGGCCAGTAAAAGCAGGCATGGACTTGATCGGAATGAAAGGTGGAAAAGTGAGAAAGCCTTTAACCCAACCTACTGATGAGATCAAAATGAAGCTTAAAGAGGAACTGATAAAGTTAGGATACAAAGTTAAATTAATGGATAAAGAGGTTACTTCCGGAGTGTAA
- a CDS encoding NAD(P)/FAD-dependent oxidoreductase, whose product MIDLVIVGAGPAGLGAAISAAEHGLKVYIIDEFVKPGGRLLGQLHEEPDGKWVNGIEEAKKLYDRAIKVGVNILCGVSVYDLVKLETGWCVYTTDKIIESKCLLLATGASETPIPIPGWTLPGVMSIGAAQVMGNVHRVKAGEKGVIIGVNVLSVAISRELQLCGVRIENILLPPPSLISGELSNPEKMMESLLRLSHLAPSPLIRFGGKWVSPKLGARLYPKNGFKMWGIPIQLRKTALEIVGEEQVEGVRIANISATGTVISGTEKVIEADFVCIAGGLTPMSELAAVAGCSFSYVPELGGHVPLHNERMQTNLKGLYVAGNITGVESAKVAKAQGNVAGLSVAHELNALTDRADEKINEAIKQTIEIRRKALIQFNQGIEKAREALHHKFYESTDKKISI is encoded by the coding sequence ATGATTGATCTTGTAATTGTTGGCGCGGGACCGGCTGGTTTAGGAGCAGCTATTTCAGCAGCTGAACATGGATTAAAAGTATATATAATTGATGAATTTGTGAAGCCAGGAGGCCGTCTATTAGGACAGTTACATGAAGAGCCTGATGGTAAGTGGGTAAATGGAATTGAAGAAGCAAAAAAACTTTATGATCGTGCCATCAAAGTAGGTGTAAATATCCTGTGTGGAGTATCTGTTTATGATTTAGTTAAATTGGAAACTGGATGGTGTGTATACACTACAGATAAGATAATTGAATCTAAATGTCTCTTACTTGCTACAGGGGCCTCAGAAACCCCTATCCCTATCCCAGGATGGACTCTCCCTGGGGTGATGTCAATTGGAGCGGCACAGGTGATGGGAAATGTTCATCGTGTAAAAGCAGGAGAGAAGGGAGTTATTATTGGTGTTAATGTTCTGTCAGTAGCCATTTCTCGTGAATTGCAACTATGCGGGGTTCGCATTGAGAATATTCTACTTCCACCTCCTAGTCTTATATCTGGGGAGTTATCCAATCCAGAGAAAATGATGGAGTCACTTTTAAGACTTTCACATTTAGCTCCTTCACCTTTAATAAGGTTTGGTGGAAAGTGGGTAAGTCCAAAACTTGGGGCACGTTTATATCCTAAGAATGGGTTCAAAATGTGGGGGATTCCTATTCAATTACGCAAAACAGCCCTTGAAATTGTTGGAGAGGAACAAGTAGAAGGTGTACGTATTGCTAATATTTCGGCTACTGGAACGGTTATATCTGGAACGGAGAAAGTGATAGAGGCCGACTTTGTGTGTATAGCAGGAGGACTTACTCCGATGTCTGAACTCGCTGCAGTTGCAGGATGTTCTTTCTCCTATGTTCCAGAATTAGGGGGACATGTACCTTTGCATAATGAACGCATGCAAACAAACCTTAAAGGATTGTATGTAGCTGGTAATATTACAGGAGTTGAAAGCGCTAAAGTCGCTAAGGCTCAAGGGAATGTAGCTGGGCTTTCCGTTGCGCATGAACTGAATGCTCTAACTGACCGTGCTGATGAAAAGATTAATGAAGCGATCAAGCAAACGATAGAAATAAGACGTAAAGCCCTTATCCAATTTAACCAGGGTATTGAAAAGGCCCGCGAAGCTCTTCATCATAAATTTTACGAATCAACTGATAAAAAAATATCTATTTAA
- a CDS encoding aspartate/glutamate racemase family protein produces MTIKAVNEEREYGYLGKEKESTIITMKKGQYVAGYSVGILYLDECWYPILPGNVANLSTYDFPVRLKVVPNCNQERIHAGDPTLLGDIIKAAKEFEAEGARAICAACGFFGNFQEKVAAAVDIPVYLSSVVQVPWIKTGLKLNQKIGMLTADAHGITGNLFKSCGIDDPSICVVKDLGRLPEFSAIIESRGSFDNEKVKQEVIKAAIDMINENPDIGAILLECSDLPPYAADIQRAVKMPVFDFITMIRWVHYATSQKPYYGFI; encoded by the coding sequence TTGACTATCAAAGCAGTGAACGAGGAACGTGAATACGGTTATTTAGGGAAGGAAAAAGAAAGCACGATTATTACGATGAAAAAGGGGCAGTATGTAGCAGGATATTCAGTTGGGATTCTCTACTTAGATGAGTGCTGGTACCCTATTTTACCGGGAAACGTCGCTAATCTATCTACTTATGACTTTCCAGTAAGGTTAAAGGTTGTTCCAAACTGTAATCAGGAAAGAATTCATGCGGGTGACCCTACTTTACTTGGAGACATTATAAAAGCAGCAAAAGAGTTCGAGGCTGAAGGAGCAAGGGCGATTTGTGCTGCGTGTGGATTTTTTGGTAACTTTCAAGAGAAAGTAGCAGCTGCTGTTGATATTCCAGTCTACCTTTCAAGTGTTGTACAAGTCCCTTGGATTAAAACGGGATTAAAACTTAACCAGAAGATAGGGATGTTGACAGCAGATGCACATGGAATCACGGGAAATTTATTTAAGAGCTGCGGTATAGATGACCCAAGTATTTGTGTCGTTAAGGATTTAGGAAGATTACCAGAGTTTTCGGCTATTATTGAAAGCCGAGGATCTTTTGATAATGAAAAAGTAAAACAAGAAGTGATAAAAGCAGCTATAGATATGATAAATGAAAACCCTGACATTGGAGCAATTTTGCTTGAATGTAGTGATTTACCACCATATGCAGCTGATATCCAAAGAGCAGTAAAAATGCCTGTGTTTGACTTTATCACAATGATTAGATGGGTTCATTATGCTACTAGTCAAAAACCATATTACGGTTTTATCTAA
- a CDS encoding (2Fe-2S)-binding protein, which yields MNENQIVVCRCEEITLGEIKGTVERFQCSSREVKLRTRAGMGPCGGRTCRGTIDKLVEQLGGPAVSDEVSLSYRPPVRPVSFGVLGGGTK from the coding sequence ATGAACGAAAATCAAATCGTAGTATGTAGATGTGAGGAAATTACACTGGGAGAAATTAAAGGAACAGTTGAACGTTTTCAATGCTCTTCACGTGAAGTAAAGCTACGAACAAGGGCGGGAATGGGACCTTGTGGAGGACGTACTTGTCGGGGCACAATTGATAAATTAGTAGAGCAATTAGGCGGTCCGGCTGTTTCCGATGAAGTATCACTTAGTTATCGTCCTCCTGTTAGACCTGTTTCATTTGGGGTGTTAGGAGGGGGAACAAAGTGA